From Methanobacterium congolense, one genomic window encodes:
- a CDS encoding DsrH/TusB family sulfur metabolism protein, whose translation MHVGFLVTKTPGETGFKTFLNLVNLYVGRDEITIFFLGNGAYCARKGHKSGLSIKIIKNSRVKALRHDLTARGIRDDEVMEGVEIMQGYDEMVHEIMEEFDQVLSF comes from the coding sequence ATGCACGTTGGATTCTTAGTAACTAAAACACCAGGAGAAACAGGTTTTAAAACCTTTTTAAACCTTGTAAATCTCTACGTTGGAAGGGATGAGATAACCATCTTTTTCCTTGGGAATGGAGCTTACTGTGCAAGGAAGGGCCATAAATCTGGGCTTTCAATCAAGATAATAAAAAATTCCAGGGTTAAGGCACTGAGGCACGACTTAACTGCACGTGGAATCAGAGATGATGAGGTCATGGAAGGGGTTGAGATCATGCAGGGTTACGATGAAATGGTTCATGAGATCATGGAGGAATTTGATCAGGTTCTGAGTTTTTAA
- a CDS encoding DsrE family protein, which translates to MDHVLMIIEKAPYGWEDAFSGFYVAIACLNREVDADVLLTGDGVYAALKGQKPEETIKYPSVEDLTYLIFPEGSLFVHKKSMEDRGLSDNDLVEAAQSVDDEELYEIIKSRTDGTAFLKI; encoded by the coding sequence ATGGATCACGTGCTAATGATAATAGAAAAGGCACCCTACGGCTGGGAAGATGCTTTCAGTGGATTTTACGTTGCAATAGCATGTCTCAATAGAGAAGTGGATGCAGATGTGCTGCTTACAGGGGATGGTGTTTACGCTGCACTGAAAGGTCAGAAACCCGAAGAAACCATCAAATACCCCAGTGTGGAAGATTTAACCTATCTGATATTTCCTGAGGGAAGTTTATTCGTTCATAAAAAATCAATGGAAGATAGGGGACTATCTGATAATGATCTGGTTGAGGCAGCTCAATCCGTGGATGATGAAGAACTCTACGAGATAATCAAATCCCGGACTGATGGAACAGCATTTTTAAAGATTTGA
- a CDS encoding FAD-dependent oxidoreductase, whose translation MKVVVIGGGAGGLTVASNIRKYDENAEITVVTTDSHVAYSPCAIPYVLGGEIGSFEDIIMHEPEDYKEKGINIITESKVTKILSDDNKVEYITKENGNDVKKTAEYDYLVIATGGASFIPPVDGVDLEGVFKVRTIEDGEKIKEWAKKSSKVVVIGAGAIGLETGCELKELGLDVTVTEMLPQILPRSLDPDMAVKVQDYMEKEGVKVVLGKPVEKLIGEERVEKVAVGEELIDADMVIMATGVRPRISLASEAGCKIGRWAVEVNDKMQTSIPNIYAVGDCVEVHDAITGQNTLSPFGTTAVRQGKVAAKNIAGKTASFRPVLNSVVSKIGKLELGAVGLSETAGDLSGIPIVAGRSSALTRARYYPGCKPIDIKLICNREGTIVGCQIIAMETVAERVDTMSIVISKQVKCDELVSMEFAYAPPVSMVVDPVVLAAEDACEKLKNFKN comes from the coding sequence ATGAAAGTTGTTGTAATAGGTGGCGGAGCCGGCGGGCTTACCGTGGCCTCAAACATAAGGAAATACGATGAAAATGCAGAAATAACCGTTGTAACAACGGACAGTCATGTAGCATATTCCCCATGTGCTATACCCTACGTTTTAGGTGGTGAAATAGGATCCTTTGAAGATATCATAATGCACGAACCTGAAGACTACAAAGAAAAGGGTATAAACATTATAACAGAATCAAAGGTCACTAAAATCTTATCAGATGATAACAAAGTCGAATATATCACCAAAGAAAACGGTAATGACGTTAAAAAAACTGCAGAGTACGATTATCTTGTAATAGCAACAGGAGGAGCTTCATTCATTCCCCCAGTGGATGGAGTCGATCTTGAAGGCGTTTTCAAGGTCCGAACCATTGAAGATGGAGAAAAGATCAAGGAATGGGCTAAAAAGAGCAGTAAAGTTGTTGTTATCGGAGCTGGAGCCATAGGACTTGAAACTGGCTGCGAACTCAAAGAGCTGGGACTGGATGTAACAGTGACTGAAATGCTGCCGCAGATACTTCCAAGGTCTCTGGACCCAGATATGGCAGTCAAAGTTCAGGATTACATGGAAAAAGAGGGAGTCAAGGTTGTTCTGGGCAAACCCGTTGAAAAACTCATTGGTGAGGAGAGGGTTGAGAAGGTAGCTGTTGGGGAAGAGTTGATAGATGCAGATATGGTTATAATGGCCACAGGTGTGCGTCCACGGATATCCCTTGCAAGTGAAGCAGGCTGTAAAATCGGAAGATGGGCCGTAGAAGTCAACGATAAGATGCAGACCTCCATTCCAAACATCTACGCAGTTGGTGACTGTGTTGAGGTACATGATGCAATAACAGGTCAAAACACCCTTTCACCCTTCGGAACAACTGCAGTGCGTCAGGGAAAAGTTGCAGCTAAAAACATAGCCGGTAAAACTGCCAGCTTCAGACCTGTTTTGAATTCAGTGGTTTCGAAGATTGGAAAACTGGAACTTGGAGCAGTTGGACTCAGTGAAACTGCAGGTGACCTCAGCGGAATACCAATCGTTGCTGGAAGAAGCAGTGCCCTGACAAGGGCAAGATACTATCCCGGCTGCAAACCCATTGACATCAAGCTCATATGCAACAGAGAGGGCACCATAGTAGGCTGTCAGATCATAGCAATGGAAACAGTTGCAGAGCGGGTTGATACCATGTCCATAGTCATATCCAAACAGGTAAAATGCGATGAACTGGTTTCAATGGAATTTGCATACGCCCCACCAGTTTCAATGGTTGTTGACCCAGTTGTGCTTGCAGCAGAGGATGCCTGTGAGAAACTGAAAAATTTCAAAAACTAG
- a CDS encoding FprA family A-type flavoprotein, with protein MKADAVKMKDGVYWVGVLDWDLRTYHGYTLDGTTYNAYLVFGDDKVALIDNCYHGKSDQMWGRIKDAFEKEGKPLKLDVIIQNHVEKDHSAALPEIHRKFPDAPIYCTEVAVKGLKRHFPSLEGAEFVTVKTGETLDLGGKTLAFLEAFLLHWPDSMFTLLAEEGILFPNDAFGQHLCFNQLYDTEIPEYVLMDATKKFYANLITPVSKLVLKKFKEVEELGLLEQIKMIAPSHGQIWTDPMKVIGAYSAWATGECKDKITIVYDTMHGSTQKMAHALAEGVTSQGFDVKMYYLHEDERSEIVKDILDSKAVAFGIPTIYDAPFPSMGDIVYYLQGLRFDRTGSKKPAVTFGSMGGQGGAPQKLKDDLEECGFDVSDAYEVYYVPDEEELEHCYNVGKELASRVKN; from the coding sequence ATGAAAGCAGATGCAGTGAAAATGAAGGATGGAGTGTACTGGGTAGGAGTTCTTGACTGGGATCTCAGAACCTACCACGGATACACCTTGGATGGAACAACCTACAACGCCTACCTGGTCTTTGGTGATGACAAGGTGGCACTTATAGACAACTGCTACCATGGAAAATCCGATCAGATGTGGGGCAGGATAAAGGACGCATTCGAAAAAGAGGGAAAACCATTAAAACTGGATGTAATAATTCAGAACCACGTTGAAAAGGATCACAGCGCAGCACTCCCGGAGATTCACAGAAAATTCCCGGATGCACCAATTTACTGCACAGAAGTCGCAGTTAAGGGTCTCAAAAGACACTTCCCATCCCTTGAGGGTGCAGAATTCGTAACAGTCAAGACAGGAGAAACCCTGGATCTCGGAGGTAAAACCCTTGCATTCCTGGAGGCATTCCTACTGCACTGGCCAGACAGCATGTTCACCCTACTGGCTGAAGAGGGAATACTTTTCCCAAACGATGCATTTGGACAGCACCTGTGCTTCAACCAGCTCTACGACACGGAAATACCAGAGTACGTTTTAATGGATGCCACAAAGAAGTTCTACGCCAACCTCATAACTCCTGTATCCAAGTTGGTCCTTAAAAAATTCAAGGAAGTTGAAGAGCTCGGTCTCCTTGAGCAGATAAAAATGATAGCACCATCCCACGGTCAGATATGGACGGATCCAATGAAGGTCATAGGAGCCTACAGTGCCTGGGCAACAGGGGAGTGCAAGGACAAGATAACCATAGTATACGACACAATGCACGGATCCACACAGAAAATGGCCCACGCCCTTGCAGAGGGAGTCACAAGCCAGGGCTTTGACGTGAAGATGTACTACCTCCACGAGGATGAGCGCAGTGAGATCGTCAAGGACATCCTTGACAGCAAGGCCGTTGCCTTTGGAATTCCAACTATCTACGACGCACCATTCCCAAGCATGGGGGACATAGTTTACTACCTCCAGGGACTCAGGTTCGATAGAACCGGCAGCAAAAAACCTGCAGTAACCTTCGGATCCATGGGAGGCCAGGGTGGAGCACCACAGAAACTTAAAGATGACCTTGAAGAGTGTGGATTTGATGTTTCAGATGCCTATGAGGTTTACTACGTGCCAGATGAGGAAGAACTGGAACACTGCTACAACGTTGGTAAGGAACTCGCGTCAAGGGTAAAAAATTAA
- a CDS encoding site-2 protease family protein yields the protein MNALWYYAIGFVLVWVLALLFREQLKIDIHGPLLMRRTKRLRGFIDSVAQKSPRFWRWSMNLGIPVSVFFMGLMVYGIIMSIQLMFQTPTVGIVLPGVDIPGSPIYVPLGYGIIAMGILMVVHEFGHGILARVEGVRIDSIGVLLLAVLPGAFVEPNEADVEKSSRISKLRIYAAGSMFNVGTALVALLLMLALSNFVIAPSFHSDGMQITSVVPGSHAVGTLTEGMVIHSINGYSTSNIAEYYKSINNTKIGSALTFNTDKGVYTVKAGVSPSNSSKAYIGIRTQEYLVVNSGVSDTFGNLVPWIVFPLKELLYWIYLLNLLVGTFNLLPMKPLDGGLILEELLRYRLSEERVHLIMSNMSWILIAVILVLVVYGTVPGIMKMVGA from the coding sequence TTGAACGCTTTATGGTATTATGCTATTGGATTTGTCCTTGTATGGGTATTGGCCCTTTTGTTCAGGGAACAGTTGAAGATCGATATACATGGTCCCCTGCTCATGCGAAGGACCAAACGATTAAGGGGTTTTATTGATTCTGTTGCCCAGAAATCTCCAAGATTCTGGCGCTGGAGTATGAACCTTGGAATACCCGTTTCGGTCTTTTTCATGGGGCTCATGGTTTATGGAATCATAATGTCCATTCAGTTGATGTTTCAGACACCAACAGTTGGCATAGTGCTTCCTGGAGTGGATATTCCCGGTTCTCCAATTTACGTGCCCCTGGGTTACGGAATCATTGCCATGGGCATCCTTATGGTGGTTCATGAGTTCGGCCATGGAATCCTTGCACGTGTTGAAGGGGTTAGAATAGATTCAATAGGTGTTTTACTCCTTGCAGTACTCCCAGGAGCATTCGTGGAGCCAAACGAGGCAGATGTTGAAAAAAGCAGCAGGATATCAAAGCTGAGGATATACGCAGCAGGTTCCATGTTTAACGTGGGCACCGCCCTTGTAGCTCTCCTACTAATGTTGGCCCTTAGCAACTTTGTTATTGCCCCATCATTCCACAGCGATGGAATGCAGATAACCAGCGTTGTTCCTGGAAGTCACGCAGTCGGTACCCTGACAGAGGGGATGGTTATCCACAGCATCAACGGTTATTCCACCAGTAACATTGCAGAGTACTACAAATCCATCAACAACACGAAAATAGGAAGTGCATTAACCTTCAATACAGATAAAGGTGTTTACACAGTTAAAGCTGGCGTTAGTCCAAGTAATTCCAGCAAAGCATATATTGGAATAAGGACTCAAGAGTATCTGGTTGTTAACAGTGGAGTTTCCGATACATTTGGAAATCTGGTTCCCTGGATAGTCTTTCCACTGAAGGAACTTTTATACTGGATATATCTGCTGAACCTACTTGTGGGTACCTTCAACTTGCTTCCAATGAAACCTTTAGATGGTGGATTGATACTTGAAGAACTTCTGCGCTACAGGCTCTCAGAAGAACGGGTTCATTTGATAATGTCCAACATGTCATGGATCCTTATAGCTGTGATTCTGGTTCTGGTGGTGTACGGGACCGTGCCTGGAATAATGAAGATGGTTGGAGCTTAA
- a CDS encoding (Fe-S)-binding protein gives MEDLTYTLFSEAPLVGEVTIKSVRPCVVAENMVRVLMQFDKEIGEVIPSLVTKYPPGKVNYLEKKNVLTLSIHQRLVTLYPSGKVSMNKTVDKEEAVDVIKDVAGLINKTYLEIQGGTSASHDKILEKLSKLGPLAIYDCLPKTNCQLCGEDTCMAFAMKLLSGDVELSMCTELLEPWNTSKVQCLEEALGSEMMQSMGWKP, from the coding sequence ATGGAAGATCTCACTTACACACTATTTTCTGAGGCTCCACTCGTTGGAGAAGTTACCATAAAAAGTGTGAGGCCCTGTGTTGTGGCTGAAAATATGGTCAGGGTACTCATGCAGTTTGATAAAGAAATTGGTGAGGTTATTCCTTCTCTTGTAACCAAATATCCTCCTGGAAAGGTCAACTACCTTGAAAAAAAGAACGTTCTCACACTATCAATACATCAACGCCTTGTAACCCTTTACCCATCTGGAAAGGTGAGTATGAACAAAACAGTTGACAAGGAAGAGGCCGTTGATGTGATCAAAGATGTTGCAGGGCTTATAAACAAAACTTACCTTGAGATTCAGGGAGGAACTAGTGCCAGCCATGATAAAATCCTGGAAAAGCTCTCAAAACTGGGACCCCTTGCAATCTACGACTGCCTTCCCAAGACCAACTGCCAGCTGTGTGGGGAAGATACGTGCATGGCTTTTGCAATGAAACTACTCTCTGGTGACGTTGAGCTGTCCATGTGCACGGAACTCCTGGAACCCTGGAACACGTCTAAAGTTCAGTGCCTTGAGGAAGCTCTGGGCTCTGAGATGATGCAGAGCATGGGATGGAAGCCTTAA
- the arsM gene encoding arsenite methyltransferase, which yields MRDKEIKEAVKERYSKIATKEESYCECSCCGGESADMVIQQAKAAGYTDAELGSIPEEAVFGLGCGNPTALAEIKEGETVLDLGSGGGIDVFLAARKVGDKGKVIGVDMTSSMIEKAVENVEKGGYINVEFRLGEIEDLPVESDSVDVIISNCVINLTPDKSKAYSEAFRVLKSGGRILVSDLVTEGEIPEEIRKSFQAWSDCVTGAMEKQDYLNTIKNAGFREVEVLEEHFFTEPNMDERLVTKIVSVQVRALK from the coding sequence ATGAGGGACAAAGAGATTAAAGAAGCTGTCAAGGAACGTTACTCAAAAATTGCAACCAAGGAAGAATCTTACTGTGAGTGCTCATGCTGTGGAGGAGAAAGTGCAGACATGGTGATTCAGCAGGCGAAGGCTGCAGGTTACACCGATGCAGAACTTGGAAGCATTCCTGAAGAAGCAGTATTTGGTCTGGGATGTGGCAACCCAACAGCACTTGCAGAGATTAAGGAAGGGGAAACAGTCCTGGACCTTGGATCAGGTGGAGGAATAGACGTTTTTCTCGCAGCCAGGAAGGTTGGAGATAAGGGCAAGGTCATAGGGGTGGACATGACCTCCAGCATGATTGAAAAGGCGGTTGAAAATGTTGAAAAAGGGGGCTACATCAACGTAGAGTTCAGATTGGGTGAAATAGAGGACCTACCAGTTGAAAGTGACAGTGTGGATGTCATAATCAGTAACTGCGTTATAAACCTCACCCCTGACAAATCAAAAGCGTACTCAGAGGCTTTCAGGGTTTTAAAGTCTGGAGGCAGAATACTGGTCTCTGATCTCGTTACAGAAGGAGAAATACCTGAGGAGATACGTAAAAGTTTCCAAGCATGGTCAGACTGCGTAACCGGGGCAATGGAAAAACAGGATTACCTGAACACAATTAAAAATGCAGGATTCAGGGAAGTTGAGGTTTTAGAGGAACATTTCTTCACAGAACCGAACATGGATGAGCGTCTTGTAACTAAGATCGTAAGTGTGCAGGTTCGGGCATTAAAATAA
- a CDS encoding DUF166 domain-containing protein encodes MKVAIVTDGPYGERAYETIKEEFECDYVELEPPASLFMDEIEVPSEELERLEEADLLITYVLHPDLTLELVERLHDKVDWIIVGAWRGEGFKNQVERFGNVNCPENMCDLEENGNPTYDEFVAKFGMPVVEVNLENGKVIDVEVLRCSPCGSTRFVADEMVGEEIEGLPVRAGLRIQHYPCRAPKMRLFTDDECKKEMAANFHRDAFEEAIEMALKK; translated from the coding sequence TTGAAGGTAGCCATAGTAACAGACGGTCCCTATGGGGAACGGGCATATGAAACCATAAAGGAAGAATTTGAATGTGATTATGTGGAACTTGAGCCTCCAGCATCCCTTTTCATGGATGAAATTGAAGTGCCCTCAGAGGAACTTGAAAGGCTTGAAGAAGCAGATCTGCTCATAACATATGTTCTCCATCCTGATCTAACCCTCGAGCTCGTTGAAAGGCTTCATGATAAGGTTGACTGGATAATAGTTGGGGCATGGCGTGGTGAGGGATTCAAGAACCAGGTCGAACGCTTTGGCAATGTCAACTGCCCTGAAAACATGTGTGACCTTGAAGAAAATGGTAACCCCACCTACGATGAGTTTGTTGCCAAATTTGGAATGCCAGTTGTTGAGGTAAATCTTGAAAATGGTAAAGTTATTGATGTTGAAGTTTTAAGATGTTCTCCCTGTGGTTCAACCAGATTCGTGGCAGATGAAATGGTTGGAGAGGAGATTGAAGGTTTACCTGTAAGAGCAGGTCTTAGAATACAGCACTACCCATGCAGAGCACCAAAAATGCGTTTATTCACAGATGATGAATGTAAAAAGGAGATGGCGGCCAATTTCCATAGAGATGCCTTTGAAGAAGCCATTGAAATGGCCTTAAAGAAATAA
- a CDS encoding V4R domain-containing protein, with protein MTQRSKNKKKNGSIKIFATERGVNVIKSPIKAKILSILSNGGLSASKIVEMTGKSKSTISAHLMDLLDEGIVDYRPDPSDRRRKIFFIKSRYIGDLETGKEFEKEVETYLERVTESGDPFEFFRFVFRTIRVALMEEGVNIDPILHNAGLKVGETFYKKLESEDLENLTEKIAAFWQENNLGRIEVKKLDPLTIRAYDCFECEDLPQIGRSACAFDSGVLEAVFSAHFGEDVHVEEVKCYAKGDKYCCFVIDKAEG; from the coding sequence ATGACCCAGAGAAGCAAGAACAAAAAGAAAAATGGATCGATAAAGATATTTGCAACAGAAAGAGGAGTCAACGTTATCAAAAGTCCAATCAAAGCCAAAATTCTCTCAATACTGAGCAATGGAGGTTTGAGTGCATCGAAGATCGTTGAAATGACAGGTAAATCCAAATCAACCATATCCGCACACCTCATGGATCTCCTTGATGAGGGCATAGTTGACTACAGACCCGACCCCTCTGACAGGCGCAGGAAGATATTCTTCATCAAATCCCGGTACATAGGAGACCTTGAAACTGGAAAGGAATTTGAAAAGGAAGTGGAAACTTACCTTGAAAGGGTGACAGAATCCGGGGATCCATTTGAATTCTTCAGGTTCGTCTTCAGAACCATAAGGGTTGCACTCATGGAAGAGGGAGTCAACATCGACCCCATACTCCACAATGCAGGTTTGAAGGTTGGTGAAACCTTCTACAAAAAGCTGGAGTCTGAAGATCTTGAGAACCTCACAGAGAAAATAGCTGCATTCTGGCAGGAGAATAATCTGGGCCGTATAGAAGTTAAAAAGCTGGACCCCCTTACAATAAGAGCCTACGACTGCTTCGAATGTGAAGATCTACCTCAGATTGGAAGATCCGCCTGTGCATTCGACTCAGGAGTCCTCGAAGCCGTATTTTCAGCACATTTCGGTGAAGATGTTCATGTTGAAGAGGTTAAATGTTATGCAAAGGGGGATAAGTACTGCTGCTTTGTTATAGATAAGGCTGAGGGATGA
- a CDS encoding DsrE/DsrF/TusD sulfur relay family protein, whose amino-acid sequence MERQLQGAGKILTIILTEGPYRSQYADIAYKIAKSALKLGYGVKMFLYMDATHIPKKEQNPHSFPNVAENFRKLVAMGADIRVCVRCATARGHSCTQKPYIKGVKITNVYDVPQWVRESHKVITLG is encoded by the coding sequence ATGGAAAGGCAGCTTCAGGGTGCAGGAAAGATCCTGACCATAATCTTAACAGAGGGTCCTTACCGCTCACAGTACGCTGATATTGCATATAAAATAGCAAAAAGTGCTCTTAAACTTGGATATGGAGTTAAAATGTTTCTTTACATGGATGCAACCCACATACCCAAAAAGGAACAGAATCCTCATTCATTCCCCAACGTTGCAGAGAACTTCAGGAAGCTCGTTGCAATGGGTGCAGATATACGTGTCTGCGTTAGATGCGCAACTGCCAGGGGACACAGCTGTACACAAAAACCCTACATAAAGGGTGTTAAGATAACCAACGTCTACGACGTACCCCAATGGGTAAGGGAAAGCCATAAGGTTATAACTCTGGGGTGA
- a CDS encoding putative zinc-binding protein, with the protein MSEGSFKNKKALAACSGMSPYGLVSRVAVADTVKESDNVISICMGATAADREGFRGLIKKYPIVAVNGCDGACVNKILKQKGVEPVKTLDAINILNETGLKPTDVCRLDDEGERSVETVKKSIKKALKYLD; encoded by the coding sequence ATGTCGGAAGGTAGTTTTAAAAACAAAAAAGCGTTGGCTGCATGCAGTGGAATGAGTCCTTATGGATTGGTTTCAAGGGTTGCAGTAGCAGACACAGTCAAAGAATCTGATAATGTGATATCAATATGTATGGGGGCTACAGCAGCAGACAGAGAAGGTTTTCGAGGCCTTATAAAGAAATACCCAATAGTGGCTGTAAACGGCTGTGATGGGGCCTGTGTAAATAAGATACTAAAACAGAAGGGTGTTGAACCAGTCAAAACACTCGATGCAATCAATATTCTTAACGAAACAGGATTGAAGCCAACTGATGTTTGCAGGTTGGATGATGAGGGTGAAAGATCCGTTGAAACAGTTAAAAAATCCATTAAAAAGGCTTTAAAATATTTAGATTGA
- a CDS encoding ferritin-like domain-containing protein, whose protein sequence is MEIINEHEMGITEGTELEKEVQANFQGECAEVGMYLAMARQAQRDGLPEVAEVLKRIAYEEADHASHFAEMNGIIKPTLKENLEMMLEGETMANNEKKAAATKAKENNIDPAHDFFDESSRDEGRHAKMLKGLLGRYF, encoded by the coding sequence ATGGAAATTATAAACGAACATGAAATGGGAATTACAGAAGGAACAGAACTGGAAAAAGAGGTTCAGGCAAACTTCCAGGGAGAATGTGCAGAGGTTGGAATGTACCTTGCAATGGCAAGACAGGCCCAGAGGGACGGACTTCCAGAGGTTGCAGAGGTCCTTAAAAGAATAGCCTATGAAGAAGCAGACCACGCATCCCACTTCGCAGAGATGAACGGCATCATCAAACCAACCCTCAAGGAAAACCTTGAAATGATGCTTGAAGGCGAAACGATGGCCAACAATGAGAAAAAGGCTGCTGCAACCAAGGCAAAGGAGAACAACATAGACCCTGCCCATGACTTCTTCGATGAAAGCTCCCGTGACGAAGGAAGACACGCCAAAATGTTGAAGGGCCTGCTTGGAAGGTACTTCTAA
- a CDS encoding rubredoxin has translation MKYECEICHYIYDSEIGDPEHGFEAGLSIEDLPEDWACPICGLGKECLQPVEDKTKAPMGELPLNLMVLALTRGLWTISGRGSYSVTREIGRTFLKELKKTDMEFKDPESALKSVKTYFIDLHRFARDMEYEVRDKDVELTVKNCRFFGLCKQLEDQGVLITTCPYTNTSSVALEEVTGYRYRINKEKSGYGHKITLKPVSKV, from the coding sequence ATGAAGTACGAGTGCGAAATCTGCCACTACATCTACGACTCAGAGATAGGGGATCCAGAGCATGGATTTGAAGCGGGACTTTCCATTGAAGACCTGCCTGAAGACTGGGCCTGTCCAATATGTGGACTTGGAAAGGAATGCCTCCAGCCAGTTGAAGATAAAACTAAAGCCCCTATGGGGGAGCTGCCCCTCAACCTCATGGTCCTGGCCCTTACAAGAGGCCTCTGGACGATATCTGGAAGGGGATCCTATTCAGTGACACGTGAAATTGGAAGAACCTTTCTAAAGGAACTTAAAAAAACAGATATGGAATTCAAAGATCCTGAATCGGCGCTTAAATCTGTTAAAACCTATTTCATAGATCTGCACAGGTTTGCAAGGGACATGGAATACGAAGTGCGTGACAAGGATGTTGAACTCACGGTTAAAAACTGCAGGTTCTTCGGCCTCTGCAAACAACTTGAAGACCAGGGTGTTTTAATAACAACATGTCCCTACACCAACACAAGTTCTGTGGCTCTGGAGGAGGTTACAGGATACAGGTACAGAATAAACAAGGAAAAGAGTGGTTACGGCCATAAGATAACTCTTAAACCGGTTTCAAAGGTTTAA
- a CDS encoding ArsR/SmtB family transcription factor — MKNCSTKDENNESRPCAEQIDKLGQILPSLPSADEFQVMAQSFKALSDPTRLKILHLLAEGGALRL; from the coding sequence ATGAAGAACTGTAGTACCAAGGATGAAAACAACGAATCAAGGCCGTGTGCAGAACAGATAGATAAATTGGGGCAGATATTACCGTCTTTACCCTCTGCTGATGAGTTTCAGGTCATGGCACAATCGTTCAAGGCCCTTTCCGATCCAACAAGGCTCAAGATACTCCACCTTCTGGCAGAGGGGGGAGCTTTGCGTCTGTGA
- a CDS encoding ArsR/SmtB family transcription factor, giving the protein MQQGSRYSTFWQRGELCVCEIIYALEKPQSTISHHLNILKNAGFIKWRKEGVWIHYRITDEKLVDELVYLFETLQR; this is encoded by the coding sequence ATCCAACAAGGCTCAAGATACTCCACCTTCTGGCAGAGGGGGGAGCTTTGCGTCTGTGAAATAATCTACGCCCTGGAAAAACCTCAGTCAACCATATCCCATCATTTGAACATCCTCAAAAATGCAGGATTCATAAAATGGCGTAAAGAGGGTGTTTGGATTCATTACAGAATTACAGATGAGAAATTGGTGGACGAATTAGTGTATTTATTTGAAACACTTCAAAGGTAG